One genomic segment of Cellulophaga sp. HaHaR_3_176 includes these proteins:
- a CDS encoding HU family DNA-binding protein, with the protein MNKTELIDAMAADAGITKAAAKKALESFLGNVEGSLKDGGRVSLVGFGSWSVSRREARDGRNPQTGKTIKIAAKNVVKFKAGAELAKAVN; encoded by the coding sequence ATGAACAAAACAGAATTAATCGATGCAATGGCGGCAGACGCTGGTATCACAAAGGCAGCTGCAAAGAAAGCTTTAGAATCTTTTTTAGGAAATGTTGAAGGTTCTCTTAAAGACGGCGGTAGAGTTTCTTTAGTAGGTTTTGGATCTTGGTCTGTATCTAGAAGAGAAGCTAGAGATGGTAGAAATCCTCAAACAGGAAAAACTATTAAAATAGCAGCTAAGAACGTTGTTAAGTTTAAAGCTGGTGCTGAATTAGCAAAAGCAGTAAACTAA
- a CDS encoding lipid A deacylase LpxR family protein: protein MKIKIYKLIFLLVLPNILISQKIDNLTSFREIKSDSYFRFSYENDFFSATDRDYTQGYSLEFVNSKLEKNPINHLFFNLDKSNYKYGISIEHIGFTPNNYVSSEIQFGDRPFSSAIMLKSFNIAIDSIRKRRIAQTFSLGLIGPGAFGKEMQVEIHKVTGNKIPGGWDNQIKNDLVINYKVDYEKQLIRYTDLFALQANSSMQLGTLFSNASVGFNTQIGIINSPFTLNKPEKAFRLYAYAQPIVKVVGYDATLQGGVFNKESVYNISSGSIERFTAQFNYGIVIKTKTLYFEYSKSFITKEFNSGNSAKWGGFKIGFTL, encoded by the coding sequence ATGAAAATAAAGATATATAAGTTGATTTTTTTACTTGTGTTGCCTAATATTTTAATCTCTCAAAAAATAGATAATTTAACATCTTTTAGAGAAATAAAGAGTGATAGTTATTTTAGGTTTAGTTATGAGAATGATTTTTTTTCAGCTACTGATCGAGATTATACACAAGGGTATAGTTTAGAATTTGTGAATTCTAAACTAGAAAAAAACCCTATAAACCATTTATTTTTCAATCTTGACAAATCTAATTACAAGTATGGTATTTCGATTGAGCATATAGGATTTACACCTAATAATTATGTGAGTTCGGAAATCCAATTTGGAGATAGGCCTTTTTCATCTGCAATTATGCTTAAAAGTTTTAATATAGCAATAGACAGTATTAGAAAAAGAAGAATAGCACAAACATTTAGTTTAGGTTTAATAGGTCCAGGGGCTTTCGGTAAAGAAATGCAAGTTGAAATACACAAAGTAACAGGAAACAAAATACCAGGTGGTTGGGATAATCAAATTAAAAATGATTTAGTTATAAATTATAAGGTAGATTATGAAAAGCAATTAATAAGGTATACTGACTTATTTGCTTTACAAGCGAACTCAAGCATGCAATTAGGAACTTTGTTTTCAAATGCATCTGTAGGTTTTAACACTCAAATAGGTATCATAAACTCTCCATTTACTTTAAATAAACCAGAGAAAGCTTTTCGATTATATGCATATGCTCAGCCAATTGTTAAAGTTGTTGGTTACGATGCGACTTTACAAGGTGGTGTATTCAATAAAGAGAGTGTTTATAATATTAGCTCAGGTAGTATTGAGCGATTTACAGCCCAATTTAATTACGGTATAGTTATAAAAACAAAGACGCTGTATTTTGAATATTCAAAATCTTTTATTACTAAAGAATTTAATTCGGGTAATTCAGCTAAATGGGGAGGGTTTAAAATAGGTTTTACACTTTAA
- a CDS encoding HPP family protein encodes MKVKNKISNKIKRNVRISRYVIYKETLIDFKEQFWSFIGAFTGIALIAFLQSSYLPQLENILLIGSFGASSVLIYGAIQSPLAQPRNVIGGQVISAFIGVTIFKLMPDIVWITAPLAVSVSIVAMQITKTLHPPGGATALIAVIGTEKIKALGYFYIISPVLTGTLILFIVALIFNNLTSKRKYPTNTRLTRVFKSKGL; translated from the coding sequence ATGAAAGTTAAAAACAAAATAAGCAATAAAATAAAAAGAAATGTCCGAATATCAAGGTATGTAATTTATAAAGAAACCCTTATTGATTTTAAAGAACAATTTTGGTCATTTATCGGTGCTTTTACAGGTATTGCATTAATCGCATTTTTACAATCATCATATTTACCACAATTAGAAAATATTTTATTAATTGGCTCTTTTGGTGCTTCAAGTGTTTTAATTTACGGTGCAATACAAAGTCCGCTAGCACAACCCAGAAATGTTATTGGAGGTCAAGTTATTTCAGCTTTTATTGGAGTAACTATTTTCAAATTAATGCCTGACATTGTTTGGATTACGGCTCCTCTTGCTGTTTCTGTTTCTATTGTAGCTATGCAAATAACAAAAACATTACATCCACCGGGTGGTGCCACTGCGCTTATTGCTGTTATTGGTACAGAAAAAATTAAAGCTTTAGGTTATTTTTATATTATTTCCCCTGTACTAACAGGTACTTTAATTTTATTTATTGTTGCCTTAATTTTTAACAACTTAACCTCTAAAAGAAAATACCCAACCAATACCCGATTAACAAGGGTGTTTAAAAGCAAAGGTTTATAA
- a CDS encoding YqgE/AlgH family protein, whose protein sequence is MIKIQPEKGKLLIAEPALTGDVSFSRSVVLLAEHNCDGSVGFILNKPLEYTINDLVSEISASFQVFNGGPVEQDNLYFIHKVPNLIDNSIEISDGIYWGGDFEKIVQLINSDLISEDDIRFFLGYTGWESLQLDKELTSKSWVIVPNEYESDIIQKKPDAFWKEKMVELGGDYLLFSNTPENPSLN, encoded by the coding sequence ATGATAAAAATTCAACCTGAAAAAGGAAAGTTACTTATAGCTGAACCAGCATTAACTGGTGATGTTTCTTTTAGCCGCTCTGTTGTTTTACTGGCTGAACATAACTGTGATGGATCTGTAGGTTTTATTTTAAACAAACCTCTTGAATACACCATTAACGATTTAGTTTCTGAGATATCTGCTAGCTTTCAAGTATTTAACGGCGGACCTGTAGAACAAGACAACCTATACTTTATTCACAAAGTCCCAAACCTAATAGACAATAGCATCGAAATATCTGATGGTATTTATTGGGGTGGCGATTTTGAAAAAATTGTACAACTTATTAATTCGGACCTTATATCTGAAGATGATATACGTTTTTTTTTAGGATACACTGGGTGGGAATCTCTACAATTAGACAAAGAACTTACTTCAAAATCGTGGGTAATTGTACCTAACGAATACGAAAGTGATATTATTCAGAAAAAACCTGATGCTTTTTGGAAAGAAAAAATGGTAGAATTAGGCGGAGATTACCTTCTTTTTTCTAACACCCCTGAAAATCCTAGTTTAAATTAG
- a CDS encoding aminotransferase class IV: protein MLNFNGKQHSEDSFFLNQENRGLRYGDSLFETIRVVNNKIYFWEDHYLRLMASMRILRMQIPMSFTMEYLEDQILQTIASNTLDNAPVRIRLTIFRNNGGLYLPKTNDVSFVIEAKKLDHTFFIINDSDYEVELFKDFYVNQDMLSTLKTNNRILNVVGSVFAKENNYANCLLLNNQKMVVEALNGNIFMVSGTTIKTPPKKDGCINGILRKKLIEILNKLEGYTLEETSISPFELQKADELFITNAIVGIQPITKYRKKMYANTVAKDLLGKLNAAARLG from the coding sequence ATGCTTAATTTTAACGGGAAACAACATTCTGAAGATAGTTTTTTTTTAAACCAAGAAAATAGAGGGCTTCGCTATGGAGACTCATTGTTTGAGACAATACGAGTTGTAAACAATAAAATTTATTTTTGGGAAGATCATTATTTACGCTTAATGGCTTCTATGCGAATTTTGAGAATGCAAATTCCTATGAGCTTTACAATGGAATATTTAGAAGATCAAATATTACAAACGATAGCTTCAAATACTTTAGATAACGCACCTGTTAGAATACGATTGACCATTTTTAGAAATAATGGAGGCTTATATCTCCCTAAAACAAACGATGTTTCTTTCGTAATTGAAGCAAAAAAGCTAGATCATACGTTTTTTATTATAAATGATTCAGATTACGAAGTAGAGCTTTTTAAAGATTTTTATGTAAATCAAGATATGCTTTCTACATTAAAGACTAATAATAGAATATTAAACGTTGTAGGCAGCGTTTTTGCGAAAGAAAACAATTATGCAAACTGTTTGTTACTTAACAACCAGAAAATGGTTGTAGAGGCTTTAAATGGTAATATTTTCATGGTTTCTGGTACAACTATTAAAACACCTCCAAAAAAAGATGGTTGTATTAATGGCATATTAAGAAAAAAACTAATTGAAATATTAAATAAACTAGAAGGCTACACACTCGAAGAAACTTCTATTTCTCCTTTTGAATTACAGAAAGCAGATGAATTATTTATTACAAATGCAATTGTAGGCATACAGCCTATTACAAAATACCGAAAGAAAATGTATGCGAATACGGTTGCTAAAGATCTTTTAGGAAAATTAAATGCAGCAGCTAGGTTAGGCTAA
- a CDS encoding universal stress protein, whose protein sequence is MKKILIPTDLSLNSYQTIDYVTELFANEQCEFYFLNAYNYGLSGLNAIEMLQADEEWFDKPKKESIEQLWKLVERYTLKSKNTKHAFNAISNCMNLTDSIKKNVEELSTDLIILTGRAKENVGNTTESILEKVRNCPILIVPPHASSSDGINLTIASDFKQKININEIDRFCRTLTNTNFRVGVLVLEKQNSLSKEACNNLEGLINYLAKFSIEPIGLEYIKSSYRLKDYAASNIKGILCIIDKKPDLFRKIGLYKSNVISILKKINTNTVLTIHQ, encoded by the coding sequence ATGAAAAAAATTTTAATTCCAACAGACTTGTCACTTAATAGTTATCAGACGATAGATTATGTGACTGAACTTTTTGCAAACGAGCAGTGCGAATTTTATTTTTTGAATGCATATAATTATGGTCTTTCAGGTTTAAATGCAATTGAGATGCTTCAGGCAGATGAAGAGTGGTTCGATAAACCTAAAAAAGAATCGATTGAACAGTTATGGAAATTGGTAGAGCGATATACACTCAAATCTAAAAATACTAAACACGCATTTAATGCAATTTCTAATTGTATGAATCTGACAGATAGTATAAAAAAGAATGTTGAAGAACTAAGTACAGACTTAATTATTTTAACTGGTAGAGCTAAGGAGAATGTAGGAAATACTACAGAAAGTATATTAGAAAAAGTTAGAAATTGCCCTATTCTAATTGTTCCTCCACATGCTAGTTCTAGTGATGGTATAAACCTTACCATTGCTTCAGACTTTAAACAAAAGATTAATATTAATGAAATTGATAGGTTTTGTAGAACCTTAACTAATACTAACTTTAGGGTTGGTGTATTAGTGCTTGAAAAGCAAAATTCTTTATCAAAAGAAGCATGTAATAATTTAGAAGGCTTAATTAACTATTTAGCTAAATTCTCAATTGAACCAATAGGTTTAGAATATATAAAATCATCATACCGTCTTAAAGATTATGCTGCATCTAATATTAAGGGTATTCTGTGTATTATAGATAAAAAGCCAGACTTATTTAGAAAAATTGGTCTTTATAAGTCTAATGTCATTTCAATTTTAAAAAAAATAAATACAAATACAGTATTAACAATACATCAATAA
- a CDS encoding ATP-dependent DNA helicase RecQ → MQKNPKDILKQYWGFSEFKESQEQIITSILDQKDVLALLPTGGGKSLCFQIPALAKEGICIVVSPLVALIKNQVDNLKSKGIKAIALAGGIGNNELVDLLDNCLYGNYKFLYLSPERLQQEIIKDRIQQMNVSLIAIDEAHCISQWGNDFRPAYLACSILRDLAPNAPMIALTATATPNVADDIIKNLQLKDPLIQKTSFSRENIAFSVKYDDDKEYQLKEILFQNKKSAIVYVSTRKNTMQLSNFLNHHKIKATFYHGGLTKKEKDDRLELWLQDKVQVMVATNAFGMGIDKPDVGTVVHFQIPDSVENYFQEAGRAGRNGDDSEAILLINKTDEVRTKEQFFGGLPDVSFLKLLYKKLNNYFQISFGEISEEPYQLNFNAFCDTYKLNKFLTYNGLRVLDQNSVIALSENFSKKTSIQFIATKNQVFDYIETYTKSTLIIQTILRSYGGIFDYNTKINTWSLSKKINVPEIVIAKTLEQLEKDKIITYTAQHNDIEIEFLVPREDDSTINLFAKKVEQLITQKTNNIEAILAYIKNDTICRSEQLLSYFGEKRKKCGKCDVCLKAPPISNEIIELAKETVINELKKEPQSSRQLIRTILYKEEVIFGALQSLLENGEIEISSKNEYKII, encoded by the coding sequence GTGCAAAAAAACCCAAAAGATATTCTAAAGCAGTATTGGGGCTTTTCAGAGTTTAAAGAATCTCAAGAGCAAATTATCACTTCTATTTTAGATCAAAAAGATGTACTTGCATTACTACCTACAGGAGGAGGAAAATCTTTATGCTTTCAAATACCTGCTTTAGCAAAAGAGGGTATTTGCATTGTCGTATCTCCGCTTGTTGCTCTAATTAAAAATCAGGTAGATAATCTAAAAAGTAAAGGTATAAAAGCCATTGCTCTAGCTGGTGGAATAGGTAATAATGAGCTTGTAGATTTGCTTGACAATTGTTTATATGGTAATTATAAATTTTTATACCTATCTCCTGAACGATTACAGCAAGAAATAATTAAAGACCGCATTCAACAAATGAATGTCAGTTTAATAGCTATTGATGAAGCACACTGTATATCACAATGGGGAAACGACTTTAGGCCTGCTTATCTAGCTTGTTCTATATTGCGAGATTTGGCTCCGAATGCACCAATGATTGCTTTAACAGCTACTGCTACACCTAATGTTGCAGATGATATTATTAAAAATTTACAGTTAAAAGATCCCTTAATACAGAAAACATCTTTTTCTAGAGAAAATATTGCTTTTTCAGTTAAGTATGATGATGATAAAGAATATCAACTAAAAGAAATTTTATTCCAAAATAAAAAAAGTGCAATTGTATATGTAAGCACTCGAAAAAATACCATGCAACTTTCTAATTTTTTAAATCACCATAAAATAAAAGCAACTTTTTACCATGGAGGATTAACTAAAAAAGAAAAAGACGATCGCCTAGAGCTTTGGCTACAAGATAAAGTACAAGTTATGGTTGCTACTAATGCTTTTGGTATGGGTATAGATAAACCAGATGTTGGTACTGTAGTTCACTTTCAAATACCTGATAGTGTTGAGAACTATTTTCAAGAAGCAGGAAGGGCAGGAAGAAATGGAGATGATTCTGAAGCTATTTTATTAATAAACAAAACGGATGAAGTTAGAACTAAAGAACAATTTTTTGGCGGTTTACCAGATGTATCTTTTCTTAAGTTATTATACAAAAAATTAAATAATTACTTTCAAATATCATTCGGAGAGATTAGTGAAGAGCCTTATCAATTAAATTTCAATGCTTTTTGTGACACCTATAAACTCAATAAATTTTTAACATATAACGGGTTAAGAGTTTTAGATCAAAACTCTGTAATTGCTTTATCTGAAAATTTTTCTAAAAAAACAAGCATACAATTTATAGCTACCAAAAATCAGGTTTTCGATTACATTGAAACCTACACAAAAAGCACTCTAATCATACAGACTATTTTAAGGTCGTATGGCGGTATATTCGATTATAATACAAAAATAAATACATGGTCACTTTCTAAAAAAATAAACGTTCCAGAAATTGTAATAGCAAAAACACTTGAACAATTAGAAAAAGATAAGATTATAACCTATACCGCACAGCACAATGATATTGAAATTGAGTTTTTAGTCCCTAGAGAAGATGATAGTACTATTAACTTATTTGCAAAAAAAGTAGAACAATTAATTACTCAAAAAACTAATAATATAGAGGCTATACTAGCATATATTAAAAACGATACAATTTGCAGAAGCGAGCAGTTATTGAGTTATTTTGGAGAAAAAAGAAAAAAATGTGGTAAGTGTGATGTTTGTTTAAAAGCACCGCCTATATCAAATGAAATAATTGAGTTAGCCAAAGAGACTGTAATTAATGAATTGAAAAAAGAACCACAAAGCTCTAGACAACTAATTCGTACTATATTATATAAGGAAGAAGTTATTTTCGGCGCATTACAATCTTTATTAGAAAACGGAGAAATAGAAATTAGTTCAAAAAACGAATATAAAATAATATAA
- the fmt gene encoding methionyl-tRNA formyltransferase, with the protein MNKLRIVFMGTPDFAVGILNTLVQNSYDIAGVITAPDKPAGRGRKLQESAVKKYAVENDLKVLQPTNLKNEEFLEELKNLNANLQIIVAFRMLPKVVWDIPEFGTFNLHASLLPDYRGAAPINWAIINGETKTGVTTFFIDDKIDTGEIILQSKTDITPDETAGTLHDKLMLSGADLVLKTVKTIEEGKVITQPQPQSHIEKVAYKIHKDTCEIDWTKPIDDIYNHIRGLSPYPASWTTLYNNKEELFLKIYDVAMEKENHSLKTKTIIFDKKTIKVVVAGGYIQLLEIQLPGKRKMKTQDVLNGLKLEKNAQVG; encoded by the coding sequence ATGAATAAGCTACGAATAGTATTTATGGGTACTCCTGATTTTGCAGTTGGTATTTTAAATACACTTGTGCAAAACTCTTATGATATTGCAGGTGTTATAACAGCTCCTGATAAACCTGCTGGGCGTGGTAGAAAGCTACAAGAGTCTGCTGTAAAAAAATATGCAGTAGAAAACGACTTAAAAGTTTTACAACCTACCAATTTAAAAAACGAAGAATTTTTAGAAGAGCTTAAAAATCTTAATGCCAATTTACAAATAATTGTAGCCTTTAGAATGTTACCAAAAGTGGTTTGGGATATTCCTGAATTTGGCACTTTTAATTTACATGCATCACTTTTACCTGACTATAGAGGTGCTGCACCTATTAACTGGGCAATTATTAATGGTGAAACTAAAACAGGCGTTACTACTTTTTTTATTGATGATAAAATTGATACAGGAGAAATTATATTGCAATCAAAAACAGACATTACTCCTGATGAAACAGCAGGAACATTACATGATAAATTAATGCTATCTGGTGCTGATTTAGTTTTAAAAACGGTAAAGACTATTGAAGAAGGAAAAGTTATAACTCAACCACAGCCACAATCACATATTGAAAAGGTAGCCTATAAAATTCATAAAGATACTTGTGAAATAGATTGGACGAAACCAATTGATGATATATACAATCATATTAGAGGCCTAAGCCCCTACCCTGCATCTTGGACAACATTATATAATAATAAAGAAGAATTGTTTCTAAAAATATATGATGTAGCTATGGAGAAAGAAAATCATAGTCTAAAAACTAAAACAATCATTTTTGATAAAAAAACAATAAAGGTTGTAGTTGCTGGAGGTTACATTCAACTCTTAGAAATTCAATTACCAGGAAAGCGAAAAATGAAAACCCAAGATGTATTAAATGGTTTGAAATTAGAAAAAAACGCTCAAGTCGGCTAA
- a CDS encoding START-like domain-containing protein, with translation MSEKVKFEIEFVIQSSPQLLYSYLSTPSGLSEWFADNVNSRGEKFFFIWDGSEEEAKLLKRKSDEFVKFTWVDEEDDSFFEMRIIVDEITSDVSLFISDFAEEDEIDEAKMLWTNQVGSLKQVLGSA, from the coding sequence ATGAGTGAAAAAGTAAAATTCGAAATTGAGTTTGTGATACAGTCATCACCTCAATTACTATATAGCTATTTGTCAACACCATCAGGACTTTCTGAATGGTTTGCAGATAACGTAAATTCAAGAGGAGAGAAGTTTTTTTTTATTTGGGACGGGTCTGAAGAAGAAGCAAAACTCTTAAAAAGAAAAAGTGATGAATTTGTAAAATTCACTTGGGTTGACGAAGAAGATGATAGCTTTTTTGAAATGCGTATAATAGTTGACGAAATAACATCAGATGTATCTTTATTTATTTCAGATTTTGCTGAAGAAGATGAAATTGATGAAGCTAAAATGTTGTGGACTAATCAAGTAGGTAGTTTAAAGCAAGTTTTAGGCTCTGCTTAA
- the murA gene encoding UDP-N-acetylglucosamine 1-carboxyvinyltransferase, translated as MGTFKIEGGHQLSGEITPQGAKNEALQILCAVLLTAEPVTISNIPDIVDVNKLIALLEDLGVKIQKKGKGTYSFVADDVNLDYLQSDQFKEDGRGLRGSIMLVGPLLARFGKGYIPKPGGDKIGRRRLDTHFEGFINLGAKFRYNKEEHFYGVEAKKLKGTYMLLDEASVTGTANIVMAAVLAEGKTTIYNAACEPYLQQLCKMLNRMGAKITGLGSNLLEIEGVDTLGGTEHRMLPDMIEIGSWIGLAAMTKSELTIKNVSWNDLGQIPSVFRKLGITIERKDDDIYIPAHINGYEIQNYIDGSILTISDAPWPGLTPDLLSIILVVATQAKGEVLIHQKMFESRLFFVDKLLDMGAKVILCDPHRATVIGHDFKSTLKATTMVSPDIRAGVSLLIAALSAKGTSTIHNIEQIDRGYENIDERLRAIGAKITRL; from the coding sequence ATGGGGACATTTAAAATTGAAGGTGGTCACCAACTAAGTGGCGAAATTACTCCTCAAGGAGCAAAAAATGAAGCATTACAAATTTTATGCGCAGTACTTTTAACAGCAGAGCCTGTTACTATTAGCAATATTCCTGATATTGTTGATGTAAATAAGCTTATCGCTTTATTAGAAGATTTAGGCGTTAAAATTCAGAAAAAAGGTAAAGGAACATACAGTTTTGTTGCAGATGATGTAAACCTTGACTACTTGCAATCAGATCAGTTTAAAGAAGACGGTAGAGGTCTTAGGGGTTCTATTATGCTTGTTGGTCCTTTATTAGCACGTTTCGGAAAAGGATACATTCCTAAACCAGGAGGCGATAAAATTGGCAGAAGAAGATTAGACACACACTTTGAGGGCTTTATAAACCTTGGTGCTAAATTCAGATATAATAAAGAAGAACATTTTTATGGTGTAGAAGCTAAAAAGCTAAAAGGTACTTATATGCTTTTAGATGAAGCCTCGGTAACTGGAACTGCCAACATAGTAATGGCAGCTGTTCTTGCAGAAGGAAAAACTACAATTTATAATGCCGCTTGTGAGCCTTATCTTCAACAGCTTTGTAAAATGTTAAATAGAATGGGGGCTAAAATTACAGGTCTCGGTTCTAATTTATTAGAAATTGAAGGGGTAGATACACTTGGTGGTACTGAGCATCGTATGTTGCCAGATATGATTGAGATAGGTAGTTGGATTGGTCTTGCTGCGATGACAAAAAGTGAGCTTACAATTAAAAATGTAAGTTGGAATGATCTAGGTCAAATACCTTCTGTATTTAGAAAATTAGGTATTACGATAGAACGTAAGGATGATGATATTTATATTCCTGCACACATTAATGGTTATGAAATTCAAAACTATATAGATGGTTCTATTTTAACAATATCAGATGCTCCTTGGCCTGGTTTAACACCAGATTTATTGAGTATTATTTTAGTAGTGGCTACACAGGCTAAAGGAGAGGTTTTAATACATCAAAAAATGTTTGAAAGCCGCTTGTTTTTCGTAGATAAATTATTAGATATGGGAGCAAAGGTTATTCTTTGTGATCCACATAGAGCAACAGTTATTGGTCACGACTTTAAATCTACATTAAAAGCAACCACTATGGTTTCTCCAGATATTAGAGCGGGAGTTTCTTTATTAATAGCAGCACTTTCTGCGAAAGGAACATCTACAATTCATAATATTGAACAAATTGATAGAGGGTATGAAAATATAGATGAACGTTTACGTGCTATTGGTGCTAAAATAACACGTTTATAA
- a CDS encoding DUF493 family protein, which produces MESEKEVEFYKTLKERLNETSSWPSIYPYKFIVPTAGSAIKEIESIFDDTKAVVSKKLSKNGKYTSVSINLEMDGPDAIIEKYKAVGEVKDVISL; this is translated from the coding sequence ATGGAATCAGAAAAAGAAGTAGAATTTTATAAGACATTAAAAGAAAGACTAAATGAAACGTCTTCATGGCCATCAATATATCCTTATAAGTTTATAGTACCTACAGCTGGTTCGGCTATAAAGGAAATTGAATCAATATTTGATGATACAAAGGCTGTTGTTTCAAAAAAACTATCTAAGAATGGTAAGTATACTAGTGTTTCTATAAATTTAGAAATGGATGGGCCTGATGCTATTATTGAAAAATATAAGGCTGTAGGTGAAGTAAAAGATGTAATATCGCTATAA
- a CDS encoding AAA family ATPase, with translation MSTKKIVIAGGPSTGKTSVINYIEEKGFKCFHEISRQVTLQAREEGIEQLFLTDPVLFSKRILEGRISQFKDAENHIDSLVFLDRGIHDVIAYLDCFGTEYPEEFTTTSKQYTYDAIFLLPPWKEIHTSDNERYENYDEAVKIHKHIKQTYENFGYNIIDVPKLSIEERVIFILEKLNLN, from the coding sequence TTGAGTACAAAAAAAATAGTAATCGCAGGTGGACCAAGTACAGGAAAAACTTCTGTAATCAATTATATTGAAGAAAAAGGTTTTAAATGTTTTCACGAAATATCAAGACAAGTAACTTTACAGGCCAGAGAAGAGGGTATAGAACAGCTTTTTTTAACTGATCCTGTTTTGTTTAGCAAACGGATACTTGAAGGAAGAATATCACAATTTAAAGATGCTGAAAACCATATTGATTCTTTAGTTTTTTTAGACCGTGGTATACATGATGTGATTGCTTATTTAGATTGTTTTGGCACTGAATATCCTGAAGAATTTACTACCACTAGTAAACAATATACTTATGATGCTATATTTTTATTACCGCCTTGGAAAGAAATACATACATCTGATAATGAGCGATATGAGAATTATGATGAAGCTGTAAAAATCCATAAACATATAAAACAGACTTACGAAAATTTCGGATACAATATAATTGATGTTCCTAAATTAAGTATTGAAGAACGTGTTATTTTTATACTAGAAAAACTAAATTTAAACTAG
- a CDS encoding DUF4290 domain-containing protein, translating into MSLANNEVFNLEYNTERPQLIIPEYGRHFQKMVDYAMSIEDDVERNKIAQSIISVMGNLQPHFRDVPDFQHKLWDQLFIMSDFKLKVDSPYPITTKEMLRERPESLAYPQNYPKYRFYGNNIKLMIDVAISWEKGDKRDGLEYAIANHMKKCYLNWNKDTVEDKIIFKHLLELSDGQIDLSEDETLTDSGQFLKNRPAKQNSNRSNNLAKKNNRNTNNNNRNKKRF; encoded by the coding sequence TTGAGTTTAGCAAACAACGAGGTATTCAATTTAGAATACAATACAGAGCGTCCTCAGCTTATTATTCCTGAGTATGGACGTCATTTTCAAAAAATGGTAGATTACGCAATGTCAATTGAAGATGATGTAGAGCGTAATAAAATAGCACAATCTATTATTAGCGTAATGGGTAATTTGCAGCCACACTTTAGAGATGTTCCTGATTTTCAACATAAATTATGGGATCAACTTTTTATCATGTCTGATTTTAAATTAAAAGTAGACTCTCCGTACCCAATTACTACAAAAGAAATGCTTAGAGAAAGACCAGAATCTCTCGCATACCCTCAAAACTACCCAAAATATCGTTTTTATGGTAATAACATAAAATTGATGATTGATGTAGCTATTTCTTGGGAAAAAGGAGATAAGCGTGATGGTTTGGAATATGCCATCGCAAATCACATGAAAAAATGTTATTTAAATTGGAATAAAGATACGGTTGAAGATAAGATTATCTTTAAACATCTACTTGAGTTAAGCGATGGTCAAATAGATTTGTCTGAAGATGAAACACTTACAGATAGTGGTCAGTTTTTGAAAAATAGACCAGCAAAACAAAATTCAAATCGTTCTAATAATCTGGCAAAAAAGAATAATAGAAATACTAACAATAATAATCGCAATAAAAAGCGATTCTAA